A window of the Lactuca sativa cultivar Salinas chromosome 5, Lsat_Salinas_v11, whole genome shotgun sequence genome harbors these coding sequences:
- the LOC111900452 gene encoding nuclear transcription factor Y subunit C-3, translated as MDQQGHGQAQGMNTVNTSAQMPYTMPPYPPPNQMMGIVPPAPGQPSQTSGLPSPPAQLAQQQLAYQHIHQQQQQQLHQQLQNFWANQYQEIEQTTDFKNHSLPLARIKKIMKADEDVRMISAEAPVIFARACEMFILELTLRSWNHTEENKRRTLQKNDIAAAITRTDIFDFLVDIVPREDLKDEVIASTIPRGGPLPVGGPTEGLPYYYMPPPQVGGSGMYMGKPVDPQAMYGQQPRPYMAQPMWPQQQQQEPPEDA; from the coding sequence ATGGATCAACAAGGCCACGGGCAGGCCCAAGGGATGAACACAGTGAACACCTCTGCCCAAATGCCCTACACCATGCCCCCATACCCACCTCCAAACCAAATGATGGGCATTGTCCCCCCTGCCCCCGGGCAGCCCTCCCAAACCTCGGGTCTCCCTTCCCCCCCTGCCCAACTTGCCCAACAACAACTCGCCTACCAACACatccatcaacaacaacaacaacaactccacCAACAACTCCAAAACTTTTGGGCAAATCAATACCAAGAAATCGAACAAACAACCGATTTCAAAAACCACTCTCTTCCTTTAGCCCGAATCAAGAAAATCATGAAAGCAGATGAAGATGTTCGCATGATATCTGCAGAAGCACCTGTGATTTTTGCACGTGCTTGTGAGATGTTCATTCTTGAGTTGACTTTAAGGTCATGGAATCATACTGAAGAGAATAAAAGGAGGACACTTCAGAAGAATGATATTGCTGCTGCTATTACACGAACtgatatttttgactttttggttgATATTGTTCCACGTGAGGATTTGAAAGATGAGGTGATTGCTTCCACGATTCCTAGAGGTGGGCCACTTCCGGTTGGGGGGCCCACTGAGGGTCTACCGTATTACTATATGCCGCCACCACAGGTTGGTGGTTCAGGGATGTATATGGGGAAGCCGGTGGATCCTCAGGCGATGTATGGACAGCAGCCTAGGCCTTATATGGCTCAGCCTATGTGGCCTCAACAGCAACAACAGGAGCCTCCAGAAGATGCTTGA